A stretch of DNA from Acetonema longum DSM 6540:
TGATACGATCGAAGATGTGTATGAACCCTTTCTGATTCAACTGGGATTTTTGCAGCGTACACCCCGGGGGCGCGTGGCCACCAAGGCGGCTTATGTTCACATGGGTGTACCGTATCAGGGGGACCAGGAAACCCTCTTTTGAGCAGCCTGGAATAGAGTCCAAAGATATAGTTCGCAATAAGAATAGGTGATGAATCATGAATTTGCTCTTGCATATGTGCTGCGGGCCTTGTTCCATCTATCCGGTAAAGCAGATCCGGGAATCCGGCATTGAGGTAACAGGATTTTTTTATAATCCCAACATCCATCCCTATAAGGAATTTGCCCGGCGGCTGGAGGCGGCGGAGCTTTACGCTCAAAAGGTAAACTTGTCTATGATTATTCAGCCAGAGTATACATTGGAAGAGTATATCAAGCAGGTGCTGGATTCGCCTGGCGGCAGGTGCCGGGCTTGCTACAGGCTGCGCCTGAGGCGCACGGCTGAATATGCGCGGGAGAACGGATTCAGCCATTTCAGCACCACTCTCCTGGTTAGCCCCTATCAGCAGCATGAAATCATTCGGGAAACCGCTGAAACCGTTGCGGCAGAGACTGGAGTGCCTTTTTACTATGTGGATTTTCGGACTGGCTGGAAGGAAGGGGTTGCCATCAGCCGGGAAATGGAGCTGTATCGTCAGCCTTACTGCGGCTGTATTTTCAGTGAGAGAGACCGCTACTACAAGCTGGTCAAAAGCAATTAGGAGGGATTCGTTTGTTCGGCTTTGATTCTTGGGGCAAAACCCTGATGCTGATCGGCGTTTTGCTGCTGGTAACGGGAGCGATTATGCACTTTGGCGGCAAGTGGATTCCTTTCGGCCGGATGCCGGGAGACTTTCACTGGGAGAAAGGCAATTTCAGCTTTCATTTCCCGCTGGTTACCTCTTTGCTGCTAAGCATTATATTGACTATTCTTCTGAATTTATTTTTTCGGCGATAACAGGCCGACCGGAAGGAGCGAGTAAATGAAGAAACTTTGCATGAACGTAACTTTAGTCCTATTGTTTACATTCTTTAGCGGAATCATGGCTGATCCGCTTTATGCCGCTAAGCGTCAGGAACCTTTGATTCGGGTAGGGCTGCTGTCAGGGCAGCCTCAGGTCCTGGTTTCGGCGGAAAGCGATTTTATGCTGGTGGCGGCGGATTCCGGCCAAAAAATCCACACATTTCGGGCTCGTGAAACAGTGAAGATCAGCATGAAAAGCCAGGTTTTGACGGTCAATGACAAGCCGATATCCGTCAGGTCCATTCAGCTTGCTTTCAAAGATGATTCGAGAAAATTCAGACGCAGTTCCCGGCGAAATTCCTCCGCAAACGATGCGCTTCTGCAGCAAAGCCTGACGGAAAATAAAAAAGGCCGGTTTTTAATTGTGAATCGGCATCGTTACCGGGGATGGATTCAAATCAAGCCTACCGTCGGGCAAAGCGGGCTGACAGTGATTGAGCATCTGCCCCTTGAGCAGTATGTATACGGTGTGATCGCCAAGGAAATCAGTACGGAATGGCCGATGGAGGCCGTCAAGGCTCAGGCAGTGGCAGCCCGCAACTATGGGTTGTATAATGTGAATAAACATAAGAATGACGGTTATGATGTGTGCCCCACAGTTCATTGCCAGGTCTATGGCGGCGCGGGAGTCGAAAAAAGCCGGGGCAATCAGGCAGTGGATGAGACCCGGGGTCAAGTGATAACCTATCAGGGAAAAGTAATTCCTGCTTACTTCCATGCCAGTTCCGGCGGCCATACGGAAAACAGCGAATATGTCTGGGGAAGCTCTTCTCCTTACTTGAAAGGAGTTCCGGACTTTGATCATGATCAGAAAAATTTCTCCTGGAAAAAACGCATCAGCGTTCAAGCCCTGACAGATAAACTGAGTTCCCAAGGTTATAAAGTCGGTACTCTCAAGGCGATTCGATTGTCTCCTTTAAAACAGCCTTCGGCTTCGATTGACCGAAGCCTGTCCGGCCGGGTTAAAACGATGGAATTCATTGGTTCCGCCGGCACTGTTAAAGTAGACGGCAATAAACTCAGGAGTATGCTGGGGTTAAGCAGCACCATGTTTGACGTTACTCTTTCTTCATCAGCTTCCCCCGGAACCGTCATACTTCAAAAGAGAGACATTCAACCTGGAAACAACCGGAAAATGGCTGCCGTTAAATCCGCTCCTATGCTTCACACCGTTAAGGATTCCTGGCGGGATGAAGTGATTATTACCGGTTTTGGCCAGGGACATGGCGTGGGATTGTCCCAATGGGGCGCCAAGGCTCTGGCTGAGAAAGCTGGCAATAGGCGCAATTATTACCAGGACATACTGACCTATTACTATCAAAATAGCAAGATTGAAAAATTGTACTAGCGAGGCTATTTTATGCTGCTGTCTGATTTTGATTACTACTTGCCGCAACAACTCATCGCGCAGACTCCAATTTATCCCCGGAACTATTCCCGCTTGCTGGTTATGGACCGTCAAACCGGCGAGCTGACGCATCGTCATTTTTATGATCTCTTCGACTATGTAACGGAGGGAGACACTCTGGTATTCAATGATACCAGAGTGATACCGGCCCGGCTGATCGGTTGCAAACGAGATACCGGCGCCAAAATCGAGGTATTTCTCCTGACTCAGCTGAATGATCGGGAGTGGGAGGTCTTGGTCAAACCGGGCAAGAAGGCCAAAATCGGCGTAAAAATTGACTTTGGCCCCGAAATATCCTGTGAGGTGCTGAGACACACTGATTTTGGCGGACGCGTGGTTCGCTTTGATTACGAAGGAGTTTTTTTCGCTATTCTTGACCGCCTGGGGACTACGCCGCTGCCGCCGTACATAAAAGAACAATTGAACGATGCCGAGCGGTATCAGACGGTGTACGCCAAAGAAAAGGGATCAGCGGCTGCTCCCACTGCCGGCTTGCACTTTACCCGGGAAATGATGGAAGAACTTCAGAAGCGAGGCGTTAATACGGTTTTCATCACCCTGCATGTGGGGCTGGGCACCTTTCGGCCGGTTAGCGAGACAGAGATTACCAATCATAAGATGCATCGAGAGTATTATTCCATACCAGGCGAAACAGCCCGGATTATCAACGAGGCCAAAGAGAGGGGCAAACGGGTAATTGCTGTGGGCACTACGGCGATACGCACCTTGGAGACTGTCGGCCGGGAGAATCGTATTCAGGCAGGGACCGGCTGGACGGGTATTTTTATTTATCCCGGTTATCGGTTTCAGGTGATCGATGGGATGATCACTAACTTCCATCTGCCCCAGTCCACGCTCCTGATGCTTGTTTCCGCCTTTGCCGGCCGGGAGCATGTCCTCCAGGCCTATGAAGAGGCGGTACGCTCTGAATACCGGTTTTTTAGCTTTGGCGACGCTATGCTGATACTATAACAGAAACTTCAGAGCTAAAAGAAGCCCGGAACATTCCTTGGCATAAGGGCATAAAGAAACGGCAGGTCATTATGGCCTGCCGTTTTTGTCTTACTAGACCGCAAACTCAATTTTCACGATTTTCCCCGTGAAAGGGGTTCTATCCCTTCATCTGAGTCGGTTGCACCTAGTTTCATAAATATGCCGGCATTCCGGAGGCAGCGTAATGTTGGGTAATTTGATTTTTCGGTATAAAGCTCCGTAAACCGCACGAAATGTCCGGAGACGGATGGTGTTGATACAAACTCAGGACTTTGGATATACTGACAGGATCACTTTTAGAAACGGTTTCTGAATTAATAACACATCCTGAAAAATCGAGTAAAAACAGGAATCTGCTGCTTGAAAATGATGCACAGTATGTAGATTTTATTTAGCTCAGGTTTAAGCAATTTAAAAAAAAAGACGATATAACCAATGGAAGGTTTTGATGGCGTCATTTGAGTAACACTCTTAGAAATAACAAAGCAGAGCAGAAAGGAAGGATTTACATGGTACAAGCAGTAAACGGTCTAGATGCCTACCAGTCAACGGCATGGCAAAAAAGCGGCAGGCAGGTGGCGCCGCAAATGGCTGCCGCAGCGTCTGTGCCGCAAGGGCGGGATTCTTATGTCAAAACAAATGTATCCCTGGTTCCCGAGAACTATTCCAACCAGGCGCAAGAGCCTGTCAGCCGCGAGGATTTCGAGAGATATTGCGGCCTTATCAGCGACCAAAACGGCGTAACGGTATACTATCCCCCGGAAACGGCATCAATGGAGGTCAAGAGAACCTGGATTGAGACTTGCAAGAAGCTGGAAGCGGAAGGTGTCGATATGGCTTTTTTTAAAGCCAGAATTATCTGCCAAATGAAAAATGCTGCCGGTGCTATCGACCTGACTACCGCCCAAATGAACGCTATGGCTAAACAACTGGGGGCTGACGCTCGCGCCTGTCAGGACTTGTTTACGGACATGCTGAATCAAGAGAAGGAACGATTGAAACAAGGCGCTCCTAGCGGCAGTGATCCGGAATTTTTCAGAGAAAATACCCGAAAAATGATAGATGCATTTCAACAGTTGGTGGATGCATTTAAAAAGGTGGCGTAAACTTCTCACTGTAGAAGTGGCGCATCAGGCAATGGGAAAGCGGAAAAAGGCGGTCTCCGGAATATGAGACCGCCTTTTTCTGTCTATTTGACGAACTTTATAGCGGTTTATTTAACGAATTTTATATTGGTGGATACGCTGCTGCCAGAACCGCCGTTGGTCCCGCTAGAATTGACACTGATTGTGTTGCTAGAGCTCAATTGGGCTTTCGGAATTTTGTAGTGGACTTCATATCCGACAATGACGCCACCGCTGACGAGATTGACCCGCTCGCTCGGGATCTCCGAATGTCTAAACTGGTTTCCGTTTATTTTGATGAACGTAAGGTTCCAATTGGGATAGCCGGTATAGACTACGGCCATATACAGCACCGGCCCAGAAAATGAGTAACCGCTCATGCTTTTCGGATAGCTGGTGGGAGTCTTTTGCCACTGATTACTATAATTTTCTGCCGTAAAAGCGGCAATATCCACCTTGGTCAAAGCTGGCGCCGGACCGGCCGTTGCCAGGGGAGAGACCGAAACCATCACCATGAAAACCAACAACAGGAATACGATAGACTTTTTCATACCAAGATCATCCTCCTCTTAAAATATGGCTGAGATTTTCCGCCCTCCTTTCATCGAATGCGAAGTTTTTTTATAGTGAACATAGTAAAAATATACCTTTTATGTTTATTATAGGTTAATTATTGGAAAAATCAAATACATTTTAATATTTTCTTGAAATTCATATCCATTTAAAAGGAATCAGGCTATTCTGCATGGAAAGTTTTTACTATGAAAGTAAGATGGCGGAACACGGGGAAGGAGAGAAAGATCATAAAAAAATATCTTGGGTTGCTGCTAATCTTCTGCCTTTTGATTGCCTTACCGACTATGGCGGACGCCGCCCCAATCAAGGACCCCGTTTTTCTAATGCCGAAAATCATCATCCCCAGGCAGAACCCGGAGGAAGCAAAAGATAAAACCGATTCCGCCGCGGAAAATAAGCCTGAGGAAAAAGCAGACGGGCCGGCGGACAAGCCGCTCTATGGCGGGGATTTAGATGAAATATCCGGGACGGAGCCGATCGCCAAAGTATTTCCCGATGTTCTCCTGGTGGAGAATGGGCGCATTACGATTCAAATGGTTGACGCCGTCGCGATTGACATAGTAAACTCGGTTGCCGACAAGCTGGATAAAAAGATTCTGATCAACAGCCGGATACCGGGAAGGGTATCGGTCCGGCTTTCTAACGCCACCTTAGAGGAACTGCTCAATTTACTGGGAGATAATGTCGGCTTTACCTGGACGGAGAAAAACGGCGTCATCATCATTACGACGAGGGGCAGGATGACTTCCCCGGTGTTTTTTCCTGTCCAATACGCCAATATGCAGGACATCAAGACTGCTTTAAGCATATTGGGCCTGGGCGGCAGCGTAACTGTCAGCGCCAATCCCCCCGGCATTATCGTCAACGCGCCTCCCGACCAGGCGAAACAGGTTGGCGACCTCATCGCAATACTAGACTGCAAAACCCCCAGCATCAAAGTAGAGTTTATGGTGGTGGAAATCAATAAAAATGAGGAAAATAAAATAGGCGTGAGCTGGCAGGATATTGTAGGGACGTATACCCATACTTCCTCGTATGATCAGAGCCCGACTCGAATTATCGGCAGGGAATGGAAAGCCGGCGTTGTGGGGACTGCCCTGGAAACCAAAAACATCGGCAAAATATTGGCCAAGCCCTATATTATTACGCTCAATAACATAGAAGCCCATCTGTCCACCGGCGATGAGGTCCCTATTTTCAGCAAGGACATTAACGGCAGTCCTACTGTCGAATATAAAAAAGTCGGGATTGAATTATACACGACTCCGGCCGTGGTCAATTTTGA
This window harbors:
- a CDS encoding DUF2905 domain-containing protein → MFGFDSWGKTLMLIGVLLLVTGAIMHFGGKWIPFGRMPGDFHWEKGNFSFHFPLVTSLLLSIILTILLNLFFRR
- a CDS encoding SpoIID/LytB domain-containing protein; this translates as MKKLCMNVTLVLLFTFFSGIMADPLYAAKRQEPLIRVGLLSGQPQVLVSAESDFMLVAADSGQKIHTFRARETVKISMKSQVLTVNDKPISVRSIQLAFKDDSRKFRRSSRRNSSANDALLQQSLTENKKGRFLIVNRHRYRGWIQIKPTVGQSGLTVIEHLPLEQYVYGVIAKEISTEWPMEAVKAQAVAARNYGLYNVNKHKNDGYDVCPTVHCQVYGGAGVEKSRGNQAVDETRGQVITYQGKVIPAYFHASSGGHTENSEYVWGSSSPYLKGVPDFDHDQKNFSWKKRISVQALTDKLSSQGYKVGTLKAIRLSPLKQPSASIDRSLSGRVKTMEFIGSAGTVKVDGNKLRSMLGLSSTMFDVTLSSSASPGTVILQKRDIQPGNNRKMAAVKSAPMLHTVKDSWRDEVIITGFGQGHGVGLSQWGAKALAEKAGNRRNYYQDILTYYYQNSKIEKLY
- a CDS encoding DUF4879 domain-containing protein; translated protein: MKKSIVFLLLVFMVMVSVSPLATAGPAPALTKVDIAAFTAENYSNQWQKTPTSYPKSMSGYSFSGPVLYMAVVYTGYPNWNLTFIKINGNQFRHSEIPSERVNLVSGGVIVGYEVHYKIPKAQLSSSNTISVNSSGTNGGSGSSVSTNIKFVK
- a CDS encoding epoxyqueuosine reductase QueH; protein product: MNLLLHMCCGPCSIYPVKQIRESGIEVTGFFYNPNIHPYKEFARRLEAAELYAQKVNLSMIIQPEYTLEEYIKQVLDSPGGRCRACYRLRLRRTAEYARENGFSHFSTTLLVSPYQQHEIIRETAETVAAETGVPFYYVDFRTGWKEGVAISREMELYRQPYCGCIFSERDRYYKLVKSN
- the queA gene encoding tRNA preQ1(34) S-adenosylmethionine ribosyltransferase-isomerase QueA; its protein translation is MLLSDFDYYLPQQLIAQTPIYPRNYSRLLVMDRQTGELTHRHFYDLFDYVTEGDTLVFNDTRVIPARLIGCKRDTGAKIEVFLLTQLNDREWEVLVKPGKKAKIGVKIDFGPEISCEVLRHTDFGGRVVRFDYEGVFFAILDRLGTTPLPPYIKEQLNDAERYQTVYAKEKGSAAAPTAGLHFTREMMEELQKRGVNTVFITLHVGLGTFRPVSETEITNHKMHREYYSIPGETARIINEAKERGKRVIAVGTTAIRTLETVGRENRIQAGTGWTGIFIYPGYRFQVIDGMITNFHLPQSTLLMLVSAFAGREHVLQAYEEAVRSEYRFFSFGDAMLIL